In Microvenator marinus, one genomic interval encodes:
- a CDS encoding acetyl-CoA carboxylase biotin carboxyl carrier protein subunit — protein sequence MYLVKVDQQKEFAIDLIEARRGTWHARLHNGKTVALQLRGRDDNGDFIVVVDGEEHVVGLHRNGRTLMSMGELTAAIEVTPGADIILDDLGLKQPDKLPHVALTSPITGIVVEVLVETGMAVKAGQALVVVEAMKMENTLVAAQDGIVREIPTEAGRTVFVGDELVLFE from the coding sequence ATGTACCTCGTCAAAGTTGACCAACAGAAAGAGTTTGCCATCGACTTGATCGAGGCACGTCGTGGCACATGGCATGCCCGCCTTCATAACGGCAAAACGGTTGCGCTGCAGCTGCGCGGACGCGACGATAACGGCGACTTCATCGTCGTAGTCGATGGCGAAGAACACGTAGTTGGACTGCATCGCAACGGGCGAACCCTGATGTCTATGGGCGAGTTGACGGCGGCGATCGAAGTCACACCCGGCGCCGATATCATCCTCGATGACCTTGGCCTCAAACAGCCAGACAAGCTTCCACACGTTGCTCTCACAAGCCCCATCACGGGCATCGTTGTGGAAGTGCTCGTAGAGACCGGAATGGCTGTCAAAGCGGGGCAAGCGCTCGTTGTGGTTGAAGCCATGAAAATGGAAAACACGCTGGTAGCCGCTCAAGATGGGATCGTAAGAGAGATCCCGACAGAGGCCGGCCGCACTGTATTTGTTGGCGATGAGCTCGTCCTCTTCGAATAA